tctttagatcccaaattaaaataAACTTTTAATATGGAAAAGAAAACTTTAGTTGTTGTTTTCTGCCATTTCCAAAATCCGACTGAATTCCTAGCATTCGTGCCATATTCATATCATTTAATGACAACTTACGAAGTGTAACACAAATATAGGTTGTCATTATAcaagagtaggcctatattattatctTATAAAATCATCAATAAAATGACTTTGATTGGTGGATGAAAGTGGTATTTATCTTAGTATTATTGCATATACAAAATGGAGACTTTATTTATAAAATGCACTCTTCTTGCTACCCAGTCAAATGCGGTAAGTTACATTAATAATAAACTTATAATATATAAAATGCCACCTAACAATATTATTCTTTATCCAAAGTAGCTGATTGGCCTACCCTGCTATATTTTCTGAACcaccataggcctatttatacacATTTAGAACAAATAAtattcatttttcaaaagcattcAGAAAATATAATAGTTTTACTGTGTTTGGGTATTTATTTCAGAAGTGgcagtatttattttgtttactacAACCTCAAATTTGTACTATTATACTATTGTACTAGAGCTTACTAGCTTGTACTATTCTGGGATATTAAAGTGTAAACACAAAGGTCATCGATTCAATGAATCAGGACCTTCAGTCTAGCCGAATACCCATGGCGTGTATGGCGGTGTAATTCAGCACCGCTGCAGTGGTGTGCTTTTAATCATGAACGGAATCATGGAAGTGTACCAGGTCATGGTCATAATGTTGTTGTGCATGGTGTGTGTGTTTTAATATCGTGTTTTAGTTGACGAGTACTtgatacatataggcctatcctTTGCAGCTTTGCGCTGCGGTAGCTCGTTTTGCAGTTGCAGGTCCAGTTTGAACACGGTAGGCCTACGCAGTCACGCAGTACTCACCAACAACTGCAGCTACATGTTGTAAAATGGATACAATTTTTCGAGTCGAACTTGATCTTCCTTCTAGGTCTTGCCTTTTAAAAACTAACGATGGGAATCTTATTGGTACATATCCTTACGTGTGGTTGCGAGATAACTGTCGATGTGACAAATGCTTTCATCCTTCTTCACTTGGTCGTCTTGTAACCATGGCCAATTTGGACCCTGACATCATTCCAGATGTAGCAGAAGTCCATGCTCAAACGTTGAACATCAGATGGCCTGATGACCACCGCAGCCAGTTTCCAGTGTCCTGGCTTCAAGAAAATCAATTTTCCAATATGAGTAAGGATCCCGTGAGCACGCCAGTTCGTCAGTTTTGGGGAAAGGAGATGCAACATAAGATACCAAAGTTTTCATTTCAAGATATCCTACATAATGACAAGAGCCTTCATGATTGGATAGAAGCATTGCAGGTTCATGGGTTGGCACTCATCATAGATGCGCCACACAAAGAAGGAGCAATCCTTGAAATAGGGAAAAGGATCTCAATCTTAAAGATGACAAATTTTGGGTGAGTAGGCTTATCTTTTACCaagtccccagcaaacacaaaaacgttttaaaaacgttttaaataagttatattttggcttttggtttaggtaaaaggttttaataacattaaaatgtcgggttatataaaggtcatgataacgttttaaaacgttttgtatgaaaacacactacagcaatatttttaaatgttttcaaaaaacgttattgtaaactattttttgaaaacatttttgccaaatattgtgtcaatacttaaataacattatgttaaaatatttgaacccagcaaacacacaaatgttcttaaaatgtttttttcaaaaccttttaataacatttaattgtcgggttatataaaggtcatgaaaacgtttttaaaacgttagtgaaaatattttgggcaaacatttttcgcaaaatatttttttaacccgaaaataacattctgtttagaatgttttgtaagttttcaagaatgtttttgaaatgttattaaaacgtttttataccctttatataacccgacatttaaacgttttctgtaaaacatttttgtttcctgagcagtagattatcaaaaaatgttttttaaggttatgaaaacgttttatgccctttatataacccgacatttaaacgttttctgagaaccttttataacgttttgtgtttgctgggttagttaCCATATTTACGACTCTTGTAAACATGAAATTCTTATCATATTTGGGGTTTATCCTAGCTCTTATCctttagtgtaagagagcacgaaatactaataggattagagttagggttaggataagggttacgatttagggtttagggttagggttcggatAAATGtcagggttagggtaggatttgtttggtattctcttacacgaaggataggCCTATACCTATTTCTGAGGTTCGCTATAAATGTATTAAACGGCGAGATGTGAGTGTGATTGCCTTTTGCGTACATTTTCACCACTTTtgtatatagaaatgtttgaagaagatcatatattattattttgtaactttCCCCCCTCATACattgtttaaacaaaatgttgcatatctgttttcaaatttatccatacaagttttttttttttttttctttctttcaggaATACATTTCAATTGTACAGCAAACCCGGAGCAGGTAACCTGGGTTACACCAACACAGAGTTAGGACTCCATACTGATATGACATATTACGCTTATACACCAAATGTAAGACCCAATGATGTATGTACTTATGCGATTGAATACTATAATAatagggcccaactccatcagaaCCATGATTTAAATGTACTTGGAATACTATACCATTAGAGAGTGGATTTAGGGCCCTTCTGTCTCTCACAAGGAAGagcagtctgctggcaataaaatgctgggtctaactaaCTTATTTGTGTAAAATGGTGGATTtgagcccttcttccactcatgtattaaattgttttaagggggtactacacctctggccaattttgtgcctatttttgcatttttcttaaaaattatagcgcattggttacaggtaagatatgtatatatattataggggcaaagactacaaactgcactgaaaattcagcaactcaaggcaagtagttgttgatttattgatcaaatattagttttccctcatttttgactgtaactccacaactgttgtctgtgctgaaatacaattccagtgcagtagttgtagtccttacccctataatatacatatcttacttgtcaccaagaaaaatgcaaaaataggcacaaaattgggcaggggtgtagtaccccttaaaggttCAAATACcatgtagactctcattcatattaaaggaaggtgacctgtaCTTATATGCGATTGaatactaaactcctcaacaaaggtttggaaagttttttcaagcatctgtatctcaaattatttgtgacatattcatatcgtgttgcatatcactggatagctacaatactcccctttacaatgacacccccatttgaaacaataacatttttcacggctgagtacacgccttgtgaatgtagtggggtctcaaaaagaatttgccaaatttaccattattctgtgcagcaagctgcaatcccataacttcacaatctaggacctaatgcaatcctccaagatgacaccgctcgccccataT
Above is a genomic segment from Amphiura filiformis chromosome 17, Afil_fr2py, whole genome shotgun sequence containing:
- the LOC140137558 gene encoding gamma-butyrobetaine dioxygenase-like, which encodes MDTIFRVELDLPSRSCLLKTNDGNLIGTYPYVWLRDNCRCDKCFHPSSLGRLVTMANLDPDIIPDVAEVHAQTLNIRWPDDHRSQFPVSWLQENQFSNMSKDPVSTPVRQFWGKEMQHKIPKFSFQDILHNDKSLHDWIEALQVHGLALIIDAPHKEGAILEIGKRISILKMTNFGNTFQLYSKPGAGNLGYTNTELGLHTDMTYYAYTPNIQILHCIKQSSNGGENQFCDGYKVAEDLRHKPEVFRILSTTPIDFRDWRTDSDGNMFHMKHRSPIIQLLPDGRFKAISYCDSVRAPYIQIPVQDVYTIYQALKMFNTELYKEENIIEIKLIEGDIVSFDNQRVLHGRSGFTVTETSTRHLEGAYIDWDEACSRMRVIREQMFNQKPL